Genomic window (Arachis hypogaea cultivar Tifrunner chromosome 13, arahy.Tifrunner.gnm2.J5K5, whole genome shotgun sequence):
AATATAGTGCAATGTCTGGGTTCTACCAAGTGATCAAATAGTGAATAAGCCCTCATTTTCTTACTTTACAAGGGATCTCAATTTAgattatccaaaaaaaataaGACAATATTTTGAAGGGCCAATAAAGAACTTAGAATAGGACTTGAACTTCTTATGCTACAGAAAAGATGGGTGACAACCTTACATCCCAAATGACAGCAAATACTAAGAAATACATTGTAAACAACCAATGAATAGAAACAGTGATTTGAAGAAACACATTGTAAACAAAAATTAATCGAAGACAAAGATGGATGAAATTAGAAACAGTGATTCAAGAACAAGTTGATTGGAGTAGTGGGGAGTAAAGATCACGCTGACCTACATAGGCACAAGAAATACAATCCATTCCACGAAGCCAATATGTCAGTAACAACTAATGAATAGAaaggggaggaggaggaggaggagaagggtaTCACGTGAAGGCTAATGGTTAGAATAGATGAGGGAGTTAGTTATTCAGTTGGTGCTGAGGTGGAAAGTTTGTTATGTGGTTGTTAGCGGCTAGAAATTAGTTAGAAGATATTTATGAATGGTAAACGTGTACCGAAAATTGAGTGGTAATATATAAGCTAATGATGATGTAGTTAGTGAGTGAGGTTCACTCTTGTAAGGCTCATTTTTTCAGAATCAATGAGAAAGAAAAAACAGAAAGTTCGGACACTCTCTCTTCTCattctctccttcttcttcatcacatCTAAGACTCAATCTGATTCCTCATTCTCTGAATTGGTTTTCACAAAGGGGGAAGGGGTGTCATTCTTGATAGGAGGATATTTCTAATGTCAGAATTGGGTTCATTTTCATCTTTTTGGCATTCTTTGTTTCATTACTAGCAAATTGCATGCTCAGAGGTATAAGCTAGCTACTTTTCTTGTAGATTTAGTgttgaataataaaataagtCATTTTCTTCTGAGTTCTGAAAAAATAATGACAATCGTATCTCTTCTCAGACAATCACACAAGAATTCAGATAAACAAGGACATCTCACAATTCACATTGATAGTTCACAAGAAGTTTAAGACATGCATGTTTCTGTTAGCTTCAAATGTTAGACTGACCAAAACAAATGTAATATTATGTATATCGAATAAAACAGCCCATGTAGAGCAACCCTCAGATATGACATAAACTTCAGCAAAGGCTATGATAATTCAAATGACCTATCAATGAAGGACCACAAGCAGGttttataaatatatcataaGTCGTTACAAAAGATTGAACCGCACATAATTTAGTATGCTGTATGCTGAATTATGTACGGTTCTTTCGTTTTTAGCAGCTTATAAGATGTTGCTAACAGTTTATTTCAGTTAAAAAATAAAACGGAACATGGCAAGTAGGTACATCATTTGCTTTATTAACCAAAGATTAGCAAGCATGCAATGATTATGACAATGCCACAGATCTAATCACTAAATTTAGATTCCACAATCACCCTAAACCTTTTCTACAATTATTAAATGACTAAATGCTTCTGTAACAATCCACTTTTTAAacatttctaaaattttatttcgAAGTTTGTAGAAAACATATTATCCCTATAAGCCTGATGATCATGGTGGATTGGTGTTGGTAGATTTTGATCTAAACTTTTCACATCACTCCGAAGCATTTTAGAGTCCAAGTGAACAACAAGAGTAACTACAATTCTTTCTTAATCACGTGTGACCTACTTTTGCTGCTTCAGGAATTGTTTTTATCTTAACAGTGGACACATCATCACATCCATGGAAATGCATATGTTACAGAATGCATCATGCAAAACAAGAATTGCCAACAAAAATCCAAAGTAACAGAGAACCCCGCAAAACATATCTAGGAATATGGAACGTGTTCAGTTCACAAACCAAGCAAGATAACAGCAGCCAAAAAATAACAGCATATAATCCCAAAATCAACacacaaaaaacaaaacaaaaagaaaaaaccatTATATTTGAAGCCAAAAACATCCAGAATCTACAATCAAAACAGGAACTTTGGAAACCCCCAGATTTAAAAAACACAAACTTCATCAAGAACCcagatttaataataataataatgataataattaaaaacaataaacatGAATAGAGAGGAGGGAAAAGAACATACTTTACAACTGAAAAAGGGTGGGGGCATGAAGTTGCAAGAAAGCAGCATAAAACTATCAATCAGAATGGGAATGGTAGTAGAAGTCATCATCAAAGTCAATGGAGGTGGAAGAAGAATAATCATCATGATCTTCAGcaagatcatcatcatcatcatcatcatcatcatcagaaggaaggtaagaagaatagtagTAGTAGGAATCAGGGTTCGGGAGGCAGAAGAAAGAGCAGAGGCAGAGAGCAAGACGACCCAATTGGTGAAGAGGTAAGCAGCAGAGAAGATCCACCAACTGCTCCGTCGGGAGTGGCTCACCAATGCACGCCGCCCACTGCCACGCCTCACCGGAGACACGTGCCACTGACACCACCAGCATGCTGCTGAACACCATTCTTATTCCTTTGACTTTGTCTCTCTTGGAATTCAATCCATAAATTGAATAAATATCCAATGCCAGATTTTTTGCAAGATTGACTTCTCTTAATCTTGTTCTTGTTATTGGATTGGAGAATTTTTAGAACTTAGACTTTGGACCCTCACATTTTCGTTCTAATCTCTTTGTACTTTGTCCGCGTCATTACCATTATTTATTACGATCATTTATAATAACCCGTTCATATTTTATGACTaaatattctttttgtttttttttttcatctcttCTGCTTAGTAATTAGTATTTAGTAGTATTCTAAGAAGTACAGACACTttgttgagttgttgtgtttgtgTACTAGTATTAAATTCGTGCAATGCACgagtttatatttaaatttgacatattaaattaaaaataatattttataatcataaattttttaagtttagtatAACACGATTAtcgttattatataataaatgtactgaatatgttgttttatctttattcaaagtaaaaagtaaatagaAGAGTATgatattcttgaaccataaggaggaagatatgaaaaaaataaaaacatatataattgtaataatagcatgtcaattttacactaaattttatatcagaaggctaataaaaatttatcgacaacttagtatcttactaacttcattagaaaagcaattggcatatgatgttgtgctccttgttacacatttcatcTCAAATATGAAAACAGAGTtataaataaattagttatatccacagtaaatatttatacaaaagtgtaaatcataacatgctattaaaatgaaaataatattattcttacttaaatattattaaaaacttctttgaacacgacatttgttTTTTATAACTTTGGATTGTCGTCTTCGTCTAGAATTAAAATTCTGAGACCACTGctactcttaactcttgacaaagcaacataaagttgtccatAGGTGAACACTGATTTTGGCAAGTAAAGGCCTACATGTAATAATGATTGACCCTAACTcttgttaatggtcattgcaaaACATACTGTTAATGGAAATTGTCTCCGTTGGAACTTAAATGATAATCTTAAATCTaaagggatcaagttcattcttggaatATACAGtttatctccaatatttctacTAGTCACTACTGTCGCTCCAATTACGTTGCTGCCAAGTTTGTTAATTATTAATCTTGTCCTGTTGCATAAACCTGAAATCTGGTCTATGTTTCGCAGTAGCATTACAGCGACTCatggcttcaaagtcaacttgtgattggATAGTCCCAAACATTTAATGTCATTTAGGAACTCTGGTGTGTACCACTCTTATTGTatatcttcattctcatcagcttgacatgttgtgtcaGAACTCAAATACTCTTTTTCCATCCCTGGAAAAATTGTCAAGAcaaaatcgtttaccttctcgaGACTCTCAAGCATGGGTTCAAGAATTGCCCTACTCTAAAAATACCTGTAGTCTGACATATTTTGCAATaaatttggatatgcaaagtctaccaaatgggagagagggtcatcagtagttgtaatcaatagattatctggaatttcaatttttgattcatcaccaacaacaaaaccaatatttccatttccaacatcaagtatccaattagcaaatctcttcatttcaccttcatcttgatctGAAGAAGACATTAGAAGTTTCATGATTAAGAATataggaattagtattagaatttcaaattttaaatttttaaatagaattttcaaATTAGCTAgggcaaattttaaattttttaaataaaattttctaattaaacgTTTAGAAATAtaagaatttgttaatttaaaaataatttttattagttttgtcataaatagtatcaatcctattatttgtcgataaaaataaataaaattaaatacaatctaaaaattaataaccttataaattacgtaaattttgaaaaaatatttaaaaagagagaaaaaatgaaaGTACTTCTATTGTGGAGAAACAATCTAAAAGATCACAATGTAAATTGAGTAAagagaaaatttataaatgtggcaagtaaaaaaatttaaatttaaaaatcgaaaCGGTTAAAGAGTCACTTAATTAtgaattagtattagaatttcaaatttcaaatttcaaaattttaaataaagtttcCTAATTAGCtagtacaaattttaaatttttaaatagaattttctaaattaattcaattttgtcgAAACAACATTAGAAACAGAATTCAGTATAGAAGAatgtcaaattaaattttttttaaatagtataaataacctcacattttaataagactaataattttatttactttaatataatcttttataattagcatagtagcttataaattatataaagttttaaaaaatattctcaaacctAATTGCttacttaaaaattcaaaaaaaaaaatttatttgaatttaaatttaaaacataatactttaattaaaaattataattagatttttttaaaataagtacgcattaaaaattaataactaacttaattgtatcaatAATCATTCATAtgagaaatttataactttatgacattaaatactaaattagaaaTTAACAGAATATCAACGGTGTAAatcgaattaaaaataaaaccacaagtaataaccaaataacttcaatttatatttaaaaaaattctaaattccaaacataaaaatcgaaaagaaccaaaagaaaaataacaactcaagaaacaacaatgtttccaccaaaacaaacatatgcttagcattattctattagatagactctaaaaggAATTTCATaacatgtgcatccaaattctcaagtttcattttcaatcttgatcttcttgcaagttgaggtatctccttGCACCTTCAAATCTTCCGACTCTGAGGATAGTCGCTTGgttggtgtaatagcattttTCAACACTTCGGATTTATCATTGTCCGCAACTTTATTAgagaattcaagcaacaaattttgtacaaaatactacattaaattaaagacttccttctcacctttgattttatctcaataatattttttgaacaaaataaagatctaactttgagaaaacaaacaaacaaaaaattcattttttgaacaaataccttagcaCCTTCTACTTTCTCCCCTTCAATGATTGAGGATGCCTTTGAAGTTGGAAGCAAACCACCGGTATAGTtaacatcctaaaattataattagttattaattattatttataaattagatactactaatgaccaagaaagagaaaaataaactgatttttaatagaaagtacacttataactgtactcacaatttgaatagggtgagCCTTTTTGGATTTATTTATGAGGTATACATTATCAatcatcttcttaactttataagaaggtgaaaaatgtggattatcagatatttgaacttcaacgatgaagaggaaggtcttatcaattaggttgagtaaaagtgtaggtgtattcgatagatctcctttctgcagggtattacataatatattaataataaataatataaaaattatcataaaaatatcttcactaatgtttttagaaataaatattggttagaacttaccaatagaagtggatcaagtatctctacacaaCTCTTTCCCAAAATTTATTTTGCTTCCTTGTCAAAGACTACGAAACATGCACAGTCAGAATCATCAATGACACCAAGGTTTATTCGGTACttgcttaaaaaaaaaacagtataAAAAAGGTTAAACATAGACTTATTCAATATCTAATCCATTGTGATTagactttaaattaaaaatataaataaataaccttGTAGTTATGGATAAAAGAAAACGGCCACAACTTGAACAtttaaaagtttttgtaaaagt
Coding sequences:
- the LOC112733325 gene encoding uncharacterized protein, which codes for MVFSSMLVVSVARVSGEAWQWAACIGEPLPTEQLVDLLCCLPLHQLGRLALCLCSFFCLPNPDSYYYYSSYLPSDDDDDDDDDDLAEDHDDYSSSTSIDFDDDFYYHSHSD